A genomic stretch from Maniola jurtina chromosome 26, ilManJurt1.1, whole genome shotgun sequence includes:
- the LOC123878528 gene encoding U4/U6.U5 small nuclear ribonucleoprotein 27 kDa protein → MGRSPSPRRRDDRRERRDRPDRDRDRDRDRDRRRQRTRSRSRSLDRRRRSPERRRSPSPRRRRSRSISPTPTSSFVPKPKKNFSERPIVTPADLEGKTPEEQEMLKVMGFCGFDTTKGKKVDGNVEGDVHVVLKRKYRQYMNRKGGFNRPLDFVA, encoded by the coding sequence ATGGGGCGGTCGCCGAGCCCGCGGCGCCGTGACGACAGAAGAGAACGTCGCGACAGACCTGACAGAGACCGGGACCGCGACCGAGACCGCGACAGGCGGAGACAGAGGACTCGGTCCCGCTCGCGGTCCTTAGACAGGCGAAGACGCTCTCCCGAACGTAGGAGGTCGCCGTCGCCTAGAAGACGACGGTCTCGATCCATATCGCCGACTCCAACCTCATCCTTCGTCCCCAAACCGAAAAAAAACTTCAGCGAGCGACCGATAGTCACCCCCGCCGATTTGGAGGGAAAAACTCCCGAAGAGCAAGAGATGCTCAAAGTCATGGGTTTCTGCGGCTTCGACACCACTAAAGGTAAGAAAGTTGATGGAAACGTCGAAGGTGACGTCCATGTAGTCCTAAAAAGGAAGTACAGACAGTATATGAACAGGAAAGGTGGGTTCAACAGGCCGCTGGACTTTGTCGCGTAA